One genomic segment of Podarcis raffonei isolate rPodRaf1 chromosome 7, rPodRaf1.pri, whole genome shotgun sequence includes these proteins:
- the VXN gene encoding vexin isoform X1, whose product MHQIYSCSDENLEVFTVISSKSCSPVRRKAKSTQCILPKKVVAVSDYHLQGTEELLSHQGDLIQVFCKDEEGQAFSHVQNRQQGFFPSPSKCSARHTGISKQRSFCYSSSLPDAKTLQPQESPVSHHNTRWIAATEPAMRDSAFADEHRRSLQKNTEDDISPTQGTEEASLPLTGSILHGTPSLLRKIWMKHKKKSEYLGATNNAFEAD is encoded by the exons ATGCACCAGATTTACAGTTGCAGTGATGAAAATTTAGAAGTCTTCACTGTGATTTCTTCCAAAT CATGTAGCCCAGTCAGAAGAAAAGCCAAAAGTACTCAATGCATCCTGCCGAAAAAG GTGGTAGCAGTGTCTGACTATCATCTTCAAGGGACAGAGGAGCTGCTGTCACACCAAGGTGATCTTATTCAAGTCTTCTGCAAAGATGAAGAAGGGCAGGCATTCAGTCATGTGCAGAACAGGCAGCAAGGATTCTTCCCTAGTCCCTCCAAATGTTCTGCAAGACACA CTGGAATTTCTAAACAAAGGTCATTCTGCTATAGCAGTAGCCTGCCAGATGCAAAGACTTTG CAGCCGCAGGAATCCCCAGTCTCTCATCACAATACAAGATGGATTGCAGCCACAGAACCAGCCATGAGGGATAGTGCATTTGCAGACGA GCACAGAAGGTCCTTGCAGAAAAATACTGAAGATGACATAAGCCCAACTCAAGGAACGGAGGAGGCCTCTTTACCTCTAACGGGCAGCATTTTGCATGGAACACCAAGCCTCCTGCGGAAAATATGGATGAAACATAAAAAGAAGTCGGAATATTTGGGGGCCACAAACAATGCCTTTGAGGCAGACTGA
- the VXN gene encoding vexin isoform X2, translating into MHQIYSCSDENLEVFTVISSKSCSPVRRKAKSTQCILPKKVVAVSDYHLQGTEELLSHQGDLIQVFCKDEEGQAFSHVQNRQQGFFPSPSKCSARHTGISKQRSFCYSSSLPDAKTLPQESPVSHHNTRWIAATEPAMRDSAFADEHRRSLQKNTEDDISPTQGTEEASLPLTGSILHGTPSLLRKIWMKHKKKSEYLGATNNAFEAD; encoded by the exons ATGCACCAGATTTACAGTTGCAGTGATGAAAATTTAGAAGTCTTCACTGTGATTTCTTCCAAAT CATGTAGCCCAGTCAGAAGAAAAGCCAAAAGTACTCAATGCATCCTGCCGAAAAAG GTGGTAGCAGTGTCTGACTATCATCTTCAAGGGACAGAGGAGCTGCTGTCACACCAAGGTGATCTTATTCAAGTCTTCTGCAAAGATGAAGAAGGGCAGGCATTCAGTCATGTGCAGAACAGGCAGCAAGGATTCTTCCCTAGTCCCTCCAAATGTTCTGCAAGACACA CTGGAATTTCTAAACAAAGGTCATTCTGCTATAGCAGTAGCCTGCCAGATGCAAAGACTTTG CCGCAGGAATCCCCAGTCTCTCATCACAATACAAGATGGATTGCAGCCACAGAACCAGCCATGAGGGATAGTGCATTTGCAGACGA GCACAGAAGGTCCTTGCAGAAAAATACTGAAGATGACATAAGCCCAACTCAAGGAACGGAGGAGGCCTCTTTACCTCTAACGGGCAGCATTTTGCATGGAACACCAAGCCTCCTGCGGAAAATATGGATGAAACATAAAAAGAAGTCGGAATATTTGGGGGCCACAAACAATGCCTTTGAGGCAGACTGA